CCGGATCCCCCTTCCAGCCATCTTTTCTCATGCTGGAAACAAGATCATCATAAGTGTATTTCACACCTGTACCTCGATCTGTTTTATTATTTGAAACTGTATTTTGTGAAAAGCGAATTTCGTTAGCATCAAAACTTGAGAGTGAACTATTGCCTGGTTTCGCAGTAGAGCCTTTATTCACTGCTGATTCTATCTGCATCCCTTTCATACCAACCAAAGCAATTGCGATCGCCTGCAACTGCATCGCCGTATCATACTGCGACGCCACTTCATCCCAGCCTTTTCCGGTTGATTTGGCTATGGCGGTAATGGCTGCATCGCGTGTGATGCTGCCTTCATCCAGCCCTTTCAGGATGGCGCTTGCATTAGCCGCGTCCTGCGGGTACAGGTCTTTGTAGATCAGACGGTAGCTCGCCGCACTCTCGCCATAACTATTCAGCGCCTGCTGCGCCTTTGCCACCAGTGCCGAGCAGGCCCCGCCTGATTTGTTGCCCTGCGTACAGATATCGTGGATAGCCTGATCGCGATCTTTGTCCAGCTTGCGGGTATCCGCCAGCTCTTTGGCTTCGTCCGCCGTCAGTGTTCCGGCTTTCTCCTTACGCTCCAGATCGGCCTTCGTCTGAGCTTCTGTGGCGCTGAGATAGTTATTCTCCACCGCATTACGCCCGGCCTGCGCACCTGTCGCCGCACCGGTGGTGTTACCCGACGCAATCCCCGATGCCAGACCGGCCGCCAGCGAAGCCAGCGCGCTTACCGACTGTTTTTCCGCTTCAGTCAGGTCGCTGGTGTCCCGCCCTGAGTACAGCTCCTTCATGATCAGCAGCCGCGCCGTCAGTTCGCCGCCTGCTGCGCCCACTGCGCCCGCCACCGCATCCTTGCCGGACAGTTGCGCCACCACCGCGCCCATCAGCGCATGCCCCATCGCGTTGGCCGCGATGTCCGATGCCGTGGCTTTACTCTCGTCCGCCGGCATCGTCACGCCTTTCACCAGCTGCGCCAGATACGGCGCCGACGCCCCGGCCAGCGCCTGCTGCAGGTTACCGCCGCCCGCACCGCGCGGATTTCGCCTTCGGTACGGACAATNNNNNNNNNNNNNNNNNNNNNNNNNNNNNNNNNNNNNNNNNNNNNNNNNNNNNNNNNNNNNNNNNNNNNNNNNNNNNNNNNNNNNNNNNNNNNNNNNNNNTCACTGCTTGCCCGATTAATCAGCTTAGAGACTTCAGCAAGTTCCCCTTTCTTCAGCGCTGCCTCAGCCGCTTTGATGGCTTTGCCCGCC
The DNA window shown above is from Dickeya dadantii NCPPB 898 and carries:
- a CDS encoding VENN motif pre-toxin domain-containing protein → CPYRRRNPRGAGGGNLQQALAGASAPYLAQLVKGVTMPADESKATASDIAANAMGHALMGAVVAQLSGKDAVAGAVGAAGGELTARLLIMKELYSGRDTSDLTEAEKQSVSALASLAAGLASGIASGNTTGAATGAQAGRNAVENNYLSATEAQTKADLERKEKAGTLTADEAKELADTRKLDKDRDQAIHDICTQGNKSGGACSALVAKAQQALNSYGESAASYRLIYKDLYPQDAANASAILKGLDEGSITRDAAITAIAKSTGKGWDEVASQYDTAMQLQAIAIALVGMKGMQIESAVNKGSTAKPGNSSLSSFDANEIRFSQNTVSNNKTDRGTGVKYTYDDLVSSMRKDGWKGDPVDVVKMPDGNMTSMDNTRISAARDAGIRVEANVRSYDDKLTSSEIERFSDRKRDFIPQTWGEAITGRINKQSGGFGDKNPYGSYDVPRVTGKGK